The DNA segment TCAGAGGCACTAATCTGACTCTCTTTCCAGCAAGCTTGGGCTTTAGGCTGCTGTGGCTACTTTCTGCTGCAGATAAGGCTTCCACACCCTTTGGCTCCTGACACACCTCTGGCATTAGCccattggtatttaagcacttaatacagcgcttcacacatagtaagtgctcaataaatatgacttactgattgattattggacTGGCTGCTGGGCCAGATGGCATGGTTTTCTAGGATAAGCCATGCCCCTCTGCTCCCAGGGACCAAAGGTAATGAGCCGGCTCTGAATTATCCCAATTCCCTCAGCACTTCCGTCTAAGGGATTGTCAGGAGCTCAGAGAACTTCTCCTGAGTCTCTGCTGGGCTCCGAGTGACAGAGCTGAGCGGCTGAGGCCGAGTGTGGCAGACGGGCTCCCCCCCTTAGCCGACTAGTGGATGGGTGGTGCCAGTTGAGCAGAGCCCCCAGTGACCCCAGTGCCAGAAAAAGGCCCAtctgctccccacccctccaattTTGTCCCAGAAACAGGACTATGGACACCATCAGGGCAACCCAATAGCCTGCGGGGGGCCATGGGAGCTTATTCAAGAGGAAGACCCACTAGGGTTTTCCCAAAGGAATGTCAGGGTTAATACACCCTGGCCACTCCTGCAGACCACCCCACTTAGTGGTGCAGTTCCCAGATGGGATGGAAAGTCAATGTAGTTAGGGGGGTCCATCCCCAGGACTCTCCATCCAGTAAGGGAGGGGGGTGGCCTTCCTGTCTGCCACGCTGTCCAGCTGCCCTGTGTCCCTCTGGCTCCCGTTCTCCACCCTGGCTTGCTCACCCATGCTCCTAGACCAGACAGTGGCTCCTTAAAAGGTGCCCCATTCCACAGCAGGGCATGAAATCCACTTTGAGTTATCTGCTGGGCCGGCCCAGTCACTCCTCATCAGGTTCTGGCCCTGGGGACAGAGGCCAGGAATGCCATGGTTACAAGGGTTCTCCCAGGGTGGGGCAAGACCACCCAAGTCTGGATCTTTGGTCCCAAGTGCAACCCCTGAGTGGTCGCAGGCATAAGCTCTGCAGAGATTCCAAGTCTAGACAGTGCCGTGCTTTCGAGGACGGTAGCGACTGCTCGCTATTGTTGTGGAGCCCCATGATCCCCCGGCCGCTGGACCCCCTCACTGAGCTGGACTGATATCCCATACAATGCACTCACTGACCTGGGTGCTTGACCGCAGACTCTAGATGAGTAAGGGGGATTTAGGGAGAGTTCACTATTTCCAACTGATCCCagagggaggtggcggggggtgtATGGATGACCGCTAACCCAAGATCCGTGGGCCAGGAGGGACCGTGGCTTCACACAGACCCTTGAGCTATCTGGGAAGAGAGGCTGGACCCGTCGGGGCAGGACTGTGGAGTTGGTTAGCCGGGTCCAGCAGGAatggtggaggggtgactttagggGGTTTGTGCTCAGAATGGCCAGAGGCAGATCAGGGGCCACTGGTGGgttgcctctccccaccctaccttGGCCAGGATCCAGGAAAGGAGCCAttccacccccccaccacccagaAATTCCTTCATCACCATCTGGGGGctcctggggagggcagggagggtggggcagggtgCCAGGCAAAGCTGGGGGTGGTGAGGTGGGGGGCTAGATCATGCCACTCCTCTGATCCAGTGGGGAGGACCGTGAAGACGCCATGCCCAGCAGCAGCTCCTTCTCGTGGATGAGCGAGTCTAGCAGGTCTCCCTGCCGGTAGTTGTGGTACACCTTGAGGAAGGCCAGGACGGTGATGCCCAGCCACGCCAGCCAGGAGGCCCAGAGCCCGAACTGGACAGAGAGGGACAAGGCAAAGTGGAGAATCAGTGAGTGTATCCCAACCCCATTcctggccccgcccaccgcctaggttttctatttcttttttaaatgaaatgagttaactgcttactatgtgacaggcactgtaataatagcttgggtaagtacagaataatcatgttggacacagtccttgtcccttacagggctcacattcttaatctctattATGCAGAtcaggtaatttaggcacagagaagctaagtgacttggcctagtggaaagagcatggatctgggagtcagaggacctgggttctaatcctagctctgccatttgtctgctctgtgaccttgggaagtcacctagcttctctgtgcctcagttatgtcatctgtaaaatggggattaaaccctcctccctctaattcagcctgtaagccccatgtgggagagggactgtgtcccatcgaatgatcttgtatctactccagtgcttagtataatacctgacatacagtaagtgtttaacaagtaccattaaaaacaaaaataaaccaaagaaaaaaagagcactggggtagctaatcagatcagacatggtctctgtactTCACATGGTttccaatctaagggggaggaagaagaagtatttaatctccattttataaatgagaaacctgagggccagagaagttaggtgacttgccctaggtcaaccagcaggcaagtggtgggggagggattagatcccaggcctcctgactcccaggcctgtgctctttccactaggccgtgctgctgctcagTAGACATCTTCCACCCCCTTTGCCCAGACAGGTATCTGAGTAGGCAGGGACTTCCACTCCAAGTCTGAGAGGGTCTAGGGCTCGGAAAGTCTGGCTGAGGCTCTCTATTGTGCCAGAAAAGGAGGGACCAGGGACCTTCAGCCTGTTGGGGCTGACCCCTCTAGGCACACCCACTCCCTAATGAAACCAGCTGGGATCTATCTGCTGCTTGTCATTCCCCAAAGCATCCTCAGACCATCACCTCACTTACCCTCACACCAACCCTAGGAGAGAGGGCTcttgtcccctttttacagataaggaaagtgaggcctgGAGTGACTCCCCGGGCTACTGCTAGGACTAAATCTCAAATCCCCAGACTCGAAGTCCTTTTGCTTGAGCTAAAGTTGGTTGCTCTGACCCCCAACTCTCTCTGCTCGGCaggcagatttaataataataataataatgttggtatttgctaagcgcttactatgtgcagagcactgttctaagcgctggggtagatacagggtaatcaggttgtcccacgtgaggctcacagttaatccccattttacagatgaggtaactgaggcacagagaagttaagtgacttgcccacagtcacacagctgacatggcagAGCCATTTAGGGTTGTGAGTCCTAATCTGCATCATGCCAAACTGGGGAGGTAGAAACCCACACCCACGCCCCTTAGGTGGGTCATCTTCCTGCCCCCTCTGCTCACTGAGAGCCCCCCATCCTGCTTTTGAGCCTCCCCAAGGATACTTATGTCTTATACCCTCCTGAGAATCTGTATAATTTGACAAAATGCCTGGTTCTTGGGGGAAAGGAGGTAAGGGAGAGATTGCCTGAAAAGTCCCCTGGATAATTAGAGTTGCTTGACCCCGTAAAAGAGTTCCACACCAATGTAATAGAGAAGGCAGAAGGGTTGAGTTAGGGAAGTTACTAAGACCTCTCAGAGCAAGCTCTTTCATTTCAACATTGTAGAGAAAGGACAGAGTTTGTTTCCGTTTTACCAGCTACCCTTCCCAGGGAATAGTACAATTAACAGGGgggaattaattcattaatagcctccttgaccgctcagccATTTAGCAAGGTGGGCTAATTAAGAATCTGATGAATCCCACCCGGATAATTAGAATCAATCCCCTCAGGACCTCGGAAAAGAGGATGTCGGTTTGGGAGACAtaagaaggacagagagaggtgATCTTTGGTTAAATTATCAAACATCTTACTGTCTTGCTGTAGGAGGTACTGCAGATTGAATGGACCAAGGAAGAGCAGATACTGAGGGGAAGCCATATTGGCACCAGTAAGGGACTGTGGATTTCTAGATCTCAATGTGTCTGACTGGGTTTTGGTTTTGCCTCTCCTTTACTGGCCACCTGCTTgagtaggagagaaagagaggtttgCAATCTCTCTGTGCTGGTAGCCCTGGGGATTATCGGGGGGGAGGCCTTCAAGCCTTGCCTAGATGGAGGACCCTATGGCATCTTCAGGCAAGTGGAAATTGCTTTAATGGGGTGCTTTGCAGGAGCAGTACCAGCCCTTCCAAGAGAGGAAAACTCCCAGGCTTTGGAAACTGGGATTTGCCTGTTTGACCATACCTTCCATACAAGTGATCTGTCTAGCTTCTCTCAAACCGGGGAAGGTTCAACAGGTCCCAAATCAGAGAGGTATTCATgcctcatcctgcctctcccaacaaTCTCGGGAATGAAGGAAGATTCTGGAATGTTTGTTGGTTGCCTAATGGGGGACCCAGTGTAAGAAGACAGTGCTCTGTTTCACACACTGTATCTTGCTCTCTATGCCCTCCTTTTtccttatatatatgtgtgtgtgtttgtgtgtgtatgtgcttgtGCTGTCTTTCTCTCTTATCTGTTCTCTCTGAAAATGTCATTTTAACCCATCCAATCTTCCAGGAGAGCCCTTATAATATTCCAAAACAAATGAGGCAAgaaaccctccctgccccttcctccttggGTTTATTTTGATTAAAATCAACAGCCCTAAGGGCCCTAAGTCAATTTTCCCACGGCTTCCCCACTCTGATGGTGCCTGGCAAAGAGGCAATTCCAGCCCGAGATAACCATCTTTAAACTGAAGCTAACCTGAGTCTGCCTAATGAGAACAGGGAGAGCACTGGGTTGGGgaatagagaagcggcatagcctagtggatagagcaagagcctgggagtcagaaggacctggattctactcacGGCTcttttactgtgtgactttggccaagtcccttaagttctctgtgcctcagttaccccatcggtaaaatggggattgactgtgaggtacatgtgggacatggactgtgtctgatctgaatagcttgtgtctgacccagggcttagtacagtgccttgcatatcctaagtgcttaacaaataccataaaaaaaatttttaaaagacCACCAGACAGGGCACCATTCGAGTCTGGAACCCACCTACCTGGGCAATAGCAAACTGGTCATAGAAGGCTGAGTTTTCTAGGTTCAGTTCCAAGTCTATGTCCTGGAGCTCTTCGCAGCTACAACAGAAAGACATTTGGGACAGCATGATTTTATGTTCTTCAGAAAATCCAGATTTTCCCTGAGGTGCCACTGCTGCCCCAACCATTCAAACCGGTTTCTGTTGCACAAGAAAAGCTCAGGCCCCCAAAGCAGTGTATAACATTAAGGGATACTCTTTGAGCCCATCCTCAAGGCAAGATGGCTCCGAGACCCACCTTGAGAAGTTGAGAAGACGACCACAGTTTGGTCTCGGGGAAGAAATTTCccaaatcagtcaaccaattgtatttttttgaacgctctcccaagcacaatacaagagaattagcagacatgcccccgcccataacgagcttacagtctagagggggagacagatgttaatatgaagaaataagtaatttaaaatgtACACTttgaagatatgcacataagtgctttgggggttgggagaatatcaaatgaccaaaggtcacaaAATGAAGTGCATTGACGATGCAGAAGAAAaagtgagctgggaaaaagaggatttagtcgggaaagtcctcttggaagagatgtgacttcagtaatgctttgaaggttgggagaatagtggtctagtggatacggagtgggagggagttccaggttagggggaggagggaaaggggtcggtgacgGGGCACAGTgactaagctggtgctagaggagcagagtgtgcaggctgggctggagtaggagattggtgaggtaggacggggcgagctgattaagtgctttaaagccaatattaaggagtttctgtgatgcagaggtggatgggcaaccactgaaggttcttgagaagtggggagacacgaaCTGAATGTTGTCATCCTCCTGGAATGGCCAGTTCTGGGAATCGGCTGGAAGGGAGACCAAAAAGGATGAGGCGGTGTCTAGGAAATGTATACACACATCCCACCCCATCACACGGTACTTCATCTCTCAGCCTAGGATAGCTGCTGCCTCTCTCTAGCAGGGTCAGCATGGGAGGTGGTCCAAGGCTCCTCATTATACAGTGCTCCTGCGTGATCTTGAGGTGCCATGGAGACAACTGCAAACTAACATGCTGTCTGGGGGCTTTAAGTTGCAGTATCCAGGAGTTACTACCATGGCAACTGGATGGGGGCAGCCCACAGGCCTCGGCAACAGCTTGGAAGGCCTGCTACCAGGACAAGCTATGgagccccagcctcctctcccctcgaGCACTGAAAAAGCAGCCGcgacctaatggaatgagcacaagccttggagtcagaggaccgaggtcctaatcccagctccgctactcaactgttttgaccttgggcaagtcccttaacttctctgcacctcaattccctaatctgcaaagtTACCTAATCCTAATCTAtcaaaacctgccgatctcaccttcacaacatcgccaagatccaccctttcctctccatccaaaccgctaccttgtttaGAAtgatcactcatcatatcccgattggattaccgcatcagcatcctttctgatctcccaaccttctgtcactccccacttcagtctatacatcactctgctgcccacattatctttctagagaaacatgctgggcatgtcacccccctcctcaaaaatctccagtggttgcctatcaacctccatatcaaacaaaaactcctcactcttggcttcaaagctctccaaccccttgccccctcttacctcacctcccttctctccttctacagcccagcccgcacactctgctcttcttctGCAAACCTCCTCAGGGTGCCTAGTTctggcctgtcccgccgtcgacccctggcccacgtcctacctctggtctggaatgccctccctcctcacaaccgccaaacttgctcacttgcccccttcaaagccctactgaaagctctcctcctccaggaggccttcccaacttgagtcccccctttccctctgctcctcctttcctccccaccccacagcacttgtgtgtatatatatattattctattttactaatgatgtgcatatatctataattctatttattttgatgctattgacgcccgtctacttgttttgttgtctgtctccccacttctagactgtgagcccgttattgggtagggattgtctttatctgttgctaaattgtaccttccaagtgcttagtatagtgctctgcacacagtaagcgctcaataaatacgattgaataaatgaatgaatctgtaaaacggatattcaatatctgtttccttcctacttagactgtgagttccatgggggacttgtatataccccaatgcctagtacagtgcttggtatatagtaaatgcttaacaaataccaaaacccctccccacagtgcttgtatatatttgtatatattatttattactctattttattaaagatgtgtatatatctatgcttctatttatctattttgatggtactgatgcctgactacttgttttgttttgttgtctgtctcccccttttagactgtcgttgggcagggattgtctttctctgttgctgaactgtacattccaagcgcttagtacagtgctctgcacaaagtaagcactgaataaatatgattgaaagaatgaatgaatattattattattactagcattaaATTTCTTCCCCCAACCTTTCCAGTCAGTAGTTCCTGGCCCATGGGCTACCTAGGTGTCGTTCGGAATATTGTTAAGTTGCCCACTTATTGATCAAGGCTATTGACTGACGATTTGAGTTTAACAGTGGCAGACTCCTATAAAGGATATTCCTGACAGCAACCACCTGATGGAAGACAGTGGAAAATATTGGATTTTGCTTCACTAAGAGGTGGACTTGGGAAGGAtcccaggaggagagaggagactcgGGGCAGGCAgttggttgtgggggtggggagtctgCTCTAACTCCTCACTGGAGTCACCCAGCAGGACCCAAGTCCACCTCAAAGTGCCCTGTCCACCCCAATGAGGCCATTCACTCCCCGACATGGGGCCTGACCCAGCAATCAACTACAACGTTACCTTCCCCTGCCTATGCCccatcatctctctcaatcaagcTCTATTTCCTGCCTCATTCCAGGTCATCCCAAACAGTGTCAGAGGAGTATTCCACACCGATGTCATACACCAGGAGGCCCTGGGAGTTGGGCATACACTTAATCACTGCTGGGTCTCTAGGGAGTTGCCATTTCTAGTAGACTGAGGGGAGTCCTGGGCCCCTCAAGAGCAACTCGCTCTTCTGTGAATGGAGCTTTCTGTGCCCGCAGAGGGTGAGATCCAACACTGAGAGGTCAATTGCTACCCCATTCCATGTcctctagtccaggctctgttGAGACCCCAGAGACCCTCCACTGGTCTGCCAGGTGCCATACCTGCTCTCACCCGACACCCGCCCCCACCCAGAGAGCCACCACCCACCTGTACGGGAAGGTCCCccaacactccctccccacccatagGGCCACCACCCACCTGTGGGGGAAGGTCCcctgacaccccctccccactcataGGGCCACCACTCACCTGTGGGGGAAGGTCCCCTTTTCAGTGATGGCCTCACACCACATGTTGAACCCGACGCTCACGATGGTGCTGGCGATGAAGATGAGAAACACAACGAAGGCGCTGACCAGAAGGTTCAGGAAGGCATAAAAGAAAGAGCTGAAATGCAAAGAGGAGGATGATGTCAGTCCTAAAGAACTGGGACACCACTTCTCCAACTAGCCACTGGTgctgcccccacctccaccccgactcggggagtggggttgggggggcctgAAGGCTGAGGGTACAGGACTGGGGACGTTGCCcagatggagttcacagtctagagaggaagacagacattgatataaatgaataatttacagttaccaacatagatgctgtggggctgagcgatgggggtcggggggctgctGCTGTTAACAAATCATGATGATTTTGTTCCTTCCCAATATCCTCTCCCTTATTTTTGAAAATAactagatggggggggggggacgtggaGGCTCTTAATCATATGCAGAGTTGGGGGGGGACAGGGTAAGGCTCCAGGCTGAGCTTCTTTCATTAACTCTAATGATAAAAATCACCATGTTTGAACATAAACAATCATTAGCTCGAGTTATCATCTACACAATGATTATTTAATGACCAAAATGAAGATAAGAGCTGAAACTATCAGCTGTTAAAATCATGCTGAAGCTCTCAGGACTGTGCAGATATGTGGTGTGGGAAAGAGTATGTGTGTAACATAGCTGTCAGGACTAATTTCAAATTAAGTCACTACTGCACTGATGACTCAAACTAAAAATACTTGGTAAAATGACCACAATTATCTAGCATCTATTAGTCTTCCAACTATTTAGCTTTATATTCCAATGACTAACAGTAAAGgagtaaatttatttatattaatgtctgtcttcagacattcagagaagcagcgtggctcagtggaaagagcgtgggctttggagtcagggctcatgagttcgaatcccagctctgccacttgtcggctgtgtgactgtgggcaagtcacttaacttctctgtgcctcagttccctcatctgtaaaatggggattaagactgtgagccgcacgtgggacaacctgattcccctgtgtctaccccagtgagccccacgtgggacaacctgattcccctgtgtctaccccagcgcttagaacagtgcttggcacatagtaagcgcttaacaaataccaacattattattattattactgtctccttcccttcccagcccccgcagactgtaagttcattgtcggCAGAGAATATCTCTgtgctattatattgtactctcccaagtgcttagtacagggctctgcacacagtaaatgctcaataaatacaaccgactgaagaagaataacaaatattattgataataaaagAAAATGGAACAAATGAATGACAAGTCCACTAACTTCTTTccaggaaagtgtctgccaaggAAGTAActcttaatcagtgctattttttgagcacttaccaagtgcagagcactgtactaagcacctgggagagttcaatacaaccgagtttgtagatatgtttcctacccaaatggagttcacgtctagaggggaagacagatattgatacaaatgaataatttctaattatgaacatagatgctgtgggtctgattgtgcttagaacagtgcccagcgcttagaacagtgcttggaacaaagtacttaacaaacaccataataataatattgaacatATACTCTCCAAGATCATTCTAACAGTCCTCACCCAATCCCCCTAAACCTCTCAGACACCTTTGACACTATGCTCTAGTCCTGGCAATGCTAGCTAATCCTGCcaccttttttaatggcatttgttcagcgcttactaggtgccagacattttactaattgctggggtagatacaagctaatcagattggacacagtccatgtcccatgtgggattcaaagtcttaatccccattttacacacaaggtaactgaggcacagagaagtgaaatgacttgtcacacagcagacaagtggtggagctgggattagaacccatttccttctgactcccaggcccaggctctaatctctactgtgctctcccacagGCTCAGTTCGGTCTTCAGGCAATGCTGCGTCCCATCTGAACCCTGGGGACCCGATACGGCAGATAGAGCAGGATGGCATATTGCAATCAGGAAAAGAGGGTCTCTACTggaacagaagcagtgttgcctagtggaaagggcatgggtctagaagtcagagatcctggattttaatccgtactctgccacttgggcaagtcgcttcactgtgcctcagtttccccatctgtaaaatcgggattaggactgtgagccctgtgtgggagaggggttgtgtccaaaccaattatcttgtatctacccctgagaatagtgtctggaacatggtaactgcttaacaaataccattattattattattatgtcccataaAGATGGTGAAACAAGAAGGCAAAACCAAAAACGACATCAAGGACTGCAAGTGACAAACATGGCAATAGAATAAGGGTCACCCTTTATCTGTGCACCATGGGGCCTTTTCAGTTGCACATGCACCCATGGGTGAATTTCACTCTCGGTATCAGCTACATTCTcggtgcagggaatgtatctactgactctgttatagtgtattctcccaacaacttagtacagtgctctgtacacagtaagtgctcaataaatacagctgattgatcttCTTTAAACATGAATGACAACTATATACATATGCAGGGAGAACTGCAGTGTAAGTAAATAATAACATTATAAAATGTCATTACTAGGTCAACCCCAGAGCCCATGCAGATCTGTTGGTCTCTGGCTTCAATAGGGGCTCTGAGTTTTGACTGCCTTCCTCTACCTCCATTCTCATGGTTAAGAATGGATCATCCAACACTTCCAACAATCCCTTCTACACTGCCAACTTGGCCTCTCTACATCCCCAAAATTTCCCTAGGAAATATATTTGCGCACAGGcacacacccacccactcccacacacacatctgccatgggttctaatccctgccccgccaattaccacctgtgtgactttgggcaaatcagttaatttctctttgcctcagttatctcatctgtaaaatggggattaagactataagcccacatgggataatctgattaccttgtatctaccccaccgctgtTTCGTACTAGGAATACCAAGAGCACAGTGCATctttttgatcaatcagtggtatttattgagcacttgctgtagtaagagccttgtactaagcactttatactgtaaactcgttgtggacagggaatgtatctgtttatttttatactgtactttcccaaagagtttagtacagtgctctgcacacagtaagcgcacaataaatatgagtgagtaaatacatttgaccaatttggagaatacaacgcaatagagtaggtagatatgatgcgtgctctcaaggaacttatttttttttatatagtatccattaagcactttctttataccgggcactgtactaaccactagggtagttacaagctacgtgtcccatgtggagctcacagtcttaatccccattttacaaatgaggtaactgaggcacatggaagtaaatgacttgtccaagatgacacagcagacaagtggttgcccatgttctatcccctagtGCGTGTTGCTCAAAATCTAGAAAGACAGATCTGAACAGGAGATTCAGTTAAGGGTCTAGAAATAGCCCATCACTGACCTCTGATGAGCCTAAAgtttaagcaaggggaaaaattTCAACAATAAAATCAGTCCTGGTGAATAatgattcattcccctcccaatgTATGTTGTTGCCTGTGTGCAGCTGATCTTCACTTGTCACTCCCACAGGGAACAGTAGTTGCCTCTTTGTTGCTGTCAATCAGGCCCTCAGAAAAGTgcaagg comes from the Ornithorhynchus anatinus isolate Pmale09 chromosome 1, mOrnAna1.pri.v4, whole genome shotgun sequence genome and includes:
- the TMEM179 gene encoding transmembrane protein 179, whose translation is MALNNFLFAQCSCYFLAFLFSFIVVVPLSENGTDFHGRCLLFTEGLWLSANLTVEERQRFTVQEWGSPSACRFCLLAGLLSLLLAALQAWRTLFFLCKGHEDSFFYAFLNLLVSAFVVFLIFIASTIVSVGFNMWCEAITEKGTFPHSCEELQDIDLELNLENSAFYDQFAIAQFGLWASWLAWLGITVLAFLKVYHNYRQGDLLDSLIHEKELLLGMASSRSSPLDQRSGMI